Proteins from a genomic interval of Lelliottia amnigena:
- the yfgL gene encoding outer membrane protein assembly complex subunit YfgL, whose translation MQLRKLLLPGLLSVTLLSGCSLFSGEEDVVKMSPLPTVENQFTPSTAWSSSVGSGIGDFYSNLHPAFADNVVYAADRKGTVRAFNADDGKEVWSVNLAEKDGWFSRAPALLSGGLTVSGGHVYVGSEKAQVYALNTSDGSIAWQSRVAGEALSRPVVSDGVVLIHTSNGQLQALNEADGAVKWTVNLDMPSLSLRGESAPATAFGAAIVGGDNGRVSAVLMQQGQMIWQQRISQATGPTEIDRLSDVDTTPVIVDNVVYALAYNGNLTALDLRSGQVMWKRELGSVNDFVVEGNRIYLVDQNDRLLALNTDGGVTLWTQSDLLHRLLTAPALYNGSLVVGDSEGYMHWIDPENGRFVAQEKVDSSGFLTDPCCCGWQAADPGKRRNAVRNHALIVAFVV comes from the coding sequence ATGCAATTGCGTAAATTACTTCTGCCAGGACTGCTTTCCGTTACGTTATTGAGCGGCTGTTCACTGTTCAGTGGCGAAGAAGATGTTGTAAAAATGTCACCGTTGCCAACCGTTGAAAACCAATTTACCCCCTCCACCGCGTGGAGTTCTTCTGTGGGTAGCGGTATTGGTGATTTCTACTCCAATCTGCATCCAGCATTTGCAGACAACGTTGTCTACGCGGCTGATCGCAAAGGCACTGTTCGCGCATTTAATGCTGATGACGGTAAAGAAGTCTGGTCTGTGAACCTGGCAGAAAAAGACGGTTGGTTCTCTCGTGCACCTGCGCTGCTCTCTGGCGGTTTGACCGTTTCCGGCGGACACGTTTATGTCGGTAGCGAAAAAGCCCAGGTTTATGCGCTGAACACCAGCGATGGCTCCATCGCGTGGCAATCTCGCGTTGCGGGTGAAGCGCTGTCACGTCCTGTCGTCAGTGACGGTGTTGTGCTGATTCACACCAGCAATGGTCAATTGCAAGCGCTGAACGAGGCTGACGGTGCCGTGAAATGGACCGTTAACCTGGACATGCCATCACTTTCTCTGCGCGGTGAATCTGCTCCGGCTACGGCTTTTGGTGCAGCAATCGTGGGCGGTGACAACGGCCGCGTGAGCGCCGTACTGATGCAGCAAGGACAGATGATTTGGCAGCAGCGTATTTCTCAGGCTACAGGTCCGACTGAAATCGACCGCCTGAGCGATGTTGATACCACCCCAGTCATTGTCGACAATGTGGTTTATGCGCTGGCTTATAACGGTAACCTGACGGCGTTGGATCTGCGCAGCGGCCAGGTCATGTGGAAACGTGAGCTGGGTTCTGTGAATGATTTCGTCGTTGAAGGTAATCGCATTTATCTGGTTGATCAGAACGATCGCCTGCTGGCGCTGAACACCGATGGCGGCGTTACGCTGTGGACGCAAAGCGATCTGCTGCACCGTCTGCTGACTGCACCGGCGCTGTATAATGGCAGCCTGGTCGTGGGTGATAGCGAAGGTTACATGCACTGGATTGATCCAGAAAACGGACGCTTTGTGGCGCAGGAGAAAGTCGATAGTTCAGGATTCCTGACCGACCCCTGTTGTTGCGGATGGCAAGCTGCTGATCCAGGCAAAAGACGGAACGCTGTACGCAATCACGCGTTAATCGTAGCGTTTGTAGTATAA
- the yfgM gene encoding protein YfgM gives MINLRLARIQVQQKKADDALKTLDTIKGEGFAAIVADLRGEALLSKGDKQGARSAWESGVKSNASPALSEMMQMKINNLSV, from the coding sequence GTGATCAATCTGCGTCTTGCCCGTATTCAGGTTCAGCAGAAAAAGGCTGACGATGCGTTGAAAACGCTCGACACCATTAAAGGCGAAGGTTTTGCAGCCATTGTAGCTGACCTGCGCGGTGAAGCTCTGCTGAGCAAAGGCGACAAACAAGGCGCGCGCAGCGCGTGGGAATCAGGCGTGAAAAGTAACGCCTCACCTGCGCTGAGCGAAATGATGCAGATGAAAATAAATAATTTGTCCGTCTGA
- the hisS gene encoding histidyl-tRNA synthetase has product MAKNIQAIRGMNDYLPGETAIWQRIEGTLKQVLGSYGYSEIRLPIVEQTPLFKRAIGEVTDVVEKEMYTFEDRNGDSLTLRPEGTAGCVRAGIEHGLLYNQEQRLWYIGPMFRHERPQKGRYRQFNQLGVEVFGLQGPDIDAELIMLTARWWRELGISQHVALELNSIGSLEARANYRDALVAFLEQHKDKLDEDCQRRMYSNPLRVLDSKNPDVQALLNDAPALGDYLDEESREHFAGLCKLLEAAGIAYTVNQRLVRGLDYYNRTVFEWVTTSLGSQGTVCAGGRYDGLVEQLGGRAAPAVGFAMGLERLVLLVQAVNPEFKAESVVDIYLVASGADTQSAAMQFAERVRDALPGVKLMTNHGGGNFKKQFARADKWGASVALVLGESEVAAGEVVVKDLRSGEQTTVTQDGVAAHLRTLLG; this is encoded by the coding sequence GTGGCAAAAAACATTCAAGCCATTCGCGGCATGAACGATTATCTGCCTGGCGAAACCGCCATCTGGCAGCGCATTGAAGGCACACTGAAACAGGTGCTCGGCAGCTACGGTTATAGTGAAATCCGTTTGCCGATTGTAGAGCAGACCCCGTTATTTAAACGCGCGATTGGTGAAGTGACCGACGTCGTTGAAAAAGAGATGTATACCTTTGAGGACCGTAATGGCGATAGCCTGACGCTGCGTCCTGAGGGAACGGCGGGCTGCGTACGTGCCGGCATCGAACATGGTCTTCTGTACAATCAGGAGCAGCGCCTGTGGTATATCGGCCCAATGTTCCGTCACGAACGTCCTCAAAAAGGCCGTTACCGCCAGTTTAACCAGCTGGGTGTCGAAGTGTTCGGTCTGCAAGGCCCGGATATTGACGCTGAACTGATCATGCTGACGGCGCGCTGGTGGCGCGAGCTGGGGATTTCTCAGCACGTTGCGCTGGAGTTGAACTCAATCGGATCCCTTGAAGCGCGTGCGAACTACCGTGATGCACTGGTTGCGTTCCTCGAACAGCATAAGGACAAGCTTGACGAAGATTGCCAGCGTCGCATGTACAGCAACCCGCTGCGCGTTCTTGATTCCAAGAATCCGGATGTTCAGGCACTGTTGAACGATGCACCTGCGCTGGGTGATTATCTCGACGAAGAGTCTCGCGAGCATTTCGCAGGGCTGTGTAAATTGCTTGAAGCCGCTGGCATTGCGTACACCGTAAATCAGCGTCTGGTGCGTGGCCTGGATTATTATAACCGCACCGTGTTTGAGTGGGTGACCACCAGCCTCGGCTCGCAGGGCACTGTCTGCGCTGGTGGGCGTTATGACGGTCTGGTCGAGCAACTGGGTGGTCGCGCTGCGCCGGCAGTTGGTTTCGCGATGGGCCTTGAGCGACTTGTTTTGCTGGTTCAGGCAGTTAATCCGGAATTTAAAGCAGAATCCGTTGTCGATATATACCTGGTCGCTTCAGGTGCGGACACGCAGTCTGCGGCCATGCAGTTTGCCGAACGTGTGCGCGATGCGCTACCGGGCGTTAAACTGATGACCAACCACGGTGGTGGCAACTTCAAAAAACAGTTTGCCCGTGCTGATAAATGGGGCGCAAGTGTTGCACTGGTACTGGGTGAGTCCGAAGTGGCCGCTGGTGAAGTCGTGGTGAAAGACCTGCGCTCTGGTGAGCAAACAACGGTAACGCAGGATGGCGTTGCGGCGCACTTGCGCACTTTACTGGGCTAA
- the rodZ gene encoding cytoskeleton protein rodZ, with protein sequence MNTEATHDKTEALSTGVRLRNAREQLGLSQQAVAERLCLKVSTVRDIEEDKAPADLASTFLRGYIRSYAKLVHIPEEELLPMMEKHAPVRAAKVAPMQTFSLGKRRKKRDGWLMSFTWLVLFVVIGLTGAWWWQNHKAQQEEITTMADQSSAALNNSGNNGAQSVPLNTDSASTSSEPQTAATDSQTVEPVQTPAPTMTPDQTTAQNAVVSPSQANVDAAPAATPTTTDNTNAAQPLPTDQAGVAATATDANALVMNFSADCWLEVTDATGKKLFSGLQRKDGTLNLTGQAPYKLKIGAPSAVQIQYQGKPVDLSRFIRTNQVARLTVSAEQSAAQ encoded by the coding sequence ATGAATACTGAAGCCACTCACGATAAAACTGAAGCACTCTCCACTGGCGTTCGTCTTCGCAACGCCCGTGAACAACTCGGACTCAGCCAGCAAGCTGTTGCAGAACGCTTGTGCCTGAAAGTTTCCACGGTACGCGATATTGAAGAAGATAAGGCACCCGCCGATCTTGCTTCAACGTTTCTGCGTGGTTACATCCGCTCTTATGCAAAACTGGTGCATATTCCCGAAGAAGAACTGTTGCCGATGATGGAAAAGCATGCACCGGTTCGCGCGGCGAAAGTCGCTCCGATGCAGACCTTCTCTCTGGGCAAACGTCGTAAAAAACGTGACGGCTGGTTAATGAGCTTTACCTGGCTGGTTCTGTTTGTGGTTATCGGCCTGACCGGCGCCTGGTGGTGGCAAAACCACAAAGCGCAGCAGGAAGAGATCACCACCATGGCCGATCAATCTTCAGCGGCATTGAATAATTCCGGTAACAACGGCGCGCAAAGCGTGCCGTTAAACACCGACAGCGCTTCGACGTCAAGTGAACCTCAAACCGCTGCGACGGACTCTCAGACTGTTGAACCTGTCCAGACTCCAGCGCCGACAATGACGCCAGATCAGACGACTGCGCAAAACGCAGTGGTTTCGCCTTCTCAAGCAAATGTTGATGCTGCACCGGCGGCAACGCCCACAACGACGGATAATACTAACGCTGCTCAGCCACTGCCTACCGATCAGGCTGGCGTTGCTGCAACGGCTACCGATGCCAACGCGCTGGTCATGAACTTCTCCGCCGACTGCTGGCTTGAAGTGACAGACGCGACAGGTAAAAAGCTGTTCAGCGGTTTGCAGCGTAAAGATGGCACGTTAAATCTAACGGGTCAGGCACCGTATAAGCTTAAAATCGGCGCTCCATCTGCGGTACAGATCCAGTATCAAGGTAAACCTGTCGATCTGAGCCGTTTTATCAGAACAAACCAGGTTGCGCGTCTTACCGTTAGTGCCGAACAATCTGCAGCACAGTAA
- the rlmN gene encoding Ribosomal RNA large subunit methyltransferase N produces MSELVNTSEVATVAVPNKNGKINLLDLNRQQMREFFLEMGEKPFRADQVMKWMYHYCSDNFDDMTDINKVLRNKLKEVAEIRAPEVVEEQRSADGTIKWAIAVGDQRVETVYIPEEDRATLCVSSQVGCALECKFCSTAQQGFNRNLRVSEIIGQVWRAAKIVGAAKVTGTRPITNVVMMGMGEPLLNLTNVVPAMEIMLDDFGFGLSKRRVTLSTSGVVPALDKLGDMIDVALAISLHAPNDEIRDEIVPVNKKYNIETFLAAVRRYLAKSNANQGRVTIEYVMLDHVNDETDHAHQLAELLKDTPCKINLIPWNPFPGAPYGRSSNSRIDRFSKVLMDYGFTTIVRKTRGDDIDAACGQLAGDVIDRTKRTLRKRMQGETIDVKAV; encoded by the coding sequence ATGTCTGAATTAGTGAATACCTCCGAAGTCGCCACTGTCGCGGTTCCCAATAAAAATGGAAAAATCAACCTGCTGGATCTGAACCGTCAGCAGATGCGCGAGTTCTTTCTGGAAATGGGCGAAAAGCCGTTTCGTGCCGACCAGGTCATGAAGTGGATGTACCATTATTGCAGCGATAACTTTGATGACATGACGGACATCAACAAAGTGCTGCGCAATAAGCTGAAAGAAGTGGCTGAAATCCGCGCTCCTGAAGTGGTCGAAGAGCAACGCTCTGCCGACGGCACCATCAAATGGGCGATTGCAGTAGGCGATCAGCGTGTTGAAACGGTGTATATCCCGGAAGAAGATCGTGCGACGCTGTGCGTCTCCTCTCAGGTGGGGTGTGCACTTGAGTGCAAATTCTGTTCAACGGCGCAGCAGGGCTTTAACCGCAACCTGCGCGTTTCTGAAATTATCGGCCAGGTCTGGCGCGCAGCGAAAATCGTTGGCGCGGCCAAAGTTACGGGCACTCGTCCTATCACCAATGTGGTGATGATGGGCATGGGTGAGCCGCTGCTGAACCTGACCAACGTCGTTCCAGCGATGGAAATCATGCTGGACGATTTCGGTTTTGGCCTGTCCAAACGACGCGTGACGCTCTCTACGTCTGGCGTTGTCCCTGCGCTGGATAAGCTGGGCGACATGATTGACGTTGCGCTGGCGATTTCTTTGCATGCACCCAACGATGAAATCCGTGATGAAATTGTACCGGTTAACAAAAAGTACAATATCGAAACCTTCCTCGCTGCCGTGCGCCGCTACCTTGCGAAGTCCAATGCGAATCAGGGCCGTGTCACTATCGAGTACGTGATGTTGGATCATGTGAATGATGAAACCGATCATGCACATCAGCTGGCTGAGCTGCTTAAAGACACACCGTGTAAAATCAACCTGATCCCATGGAACCCGTTCCCGGGTGCGCCATATGGACGTAGCTCGAACAGCCGTATCGACCGTTTCTCCAAAGTGCTGATGGATTATGGGTTTACCACTATCGTGCGTAAAACCCGTGGCGATGACATTGATGCAGCCTGCGGACAGCTGGCGGGCGACGTGATTGACCGTACCAAACGCACGTTGCGTAAGCGTATGCAGGGTGAGACGATCGACGTTAAAGCTGTTTGA
- the ndk gene encoding nucleoside diphosphate kinase, which translates to MTIERTFSIIKPNAVAKNVIGSIFARFESAGFKIVGTKMLHLTVEQARGFYAEHDGKPFFDGLVEFMTSGPIVVSVLESENAVQRHRDLLGATNPANALAGTLRADYADSFTENGTHGSDSVESAAREIAYFFGEGEVCPRTR; encoded by the coding sequence ATGACTATTGAACGTACTTTTTCCATCATTAAGCCAAACGCGGTGGCAAAAAACGTTATTGGCAGCATCTTTGCTCGCTTTGAATCTGCAGGGTTCAAAATCGTTGGCACTAAAATGCTGCATCTGACCGTTGAACAGGCTCGCGGCTTCTATGCAGAGCATGACGGTAAACCTTTCTTCGACGGTCTGGTGGAGTTCATGACTTCCGGCCCGATCGTTGTTTCTGTGCTGGAAAGCGAAAATGCAGTACAGCGTCACCGCGATCTGCTGGGTGCAACCAACCCGGCTAACGCCCTGGCGGGTACTCTGCGTGCTGATTATGCGGATAGCTTCACTGAGAACGGAACTCACGGCTCTGATTCAGTGGAATCTGCCGCGCGCGAAATCGCCTATTTCTTTGGTGAAGGCGAAGTGTGCCCACGCACACGTTAA
- the ponA gene encoding penicillin-binding protein 1C: protein MHLRRSRWLWLVGVLLILWGLVFAADRLWPLPLKEVSPARVVTDEKGIPLWRFADSEGIWRYPVTIQEVSPRYLEALIQYEDRWFWEHPGVNPFSVMRAAWQDLRSGKVVSGGSTLTMQVARLLDPHPRTFGGKIRQLWRAMQLEWHLSKRDILTLYLNRAPFGGTLQGVGAASWAYLGKSPAQLSYSEAALLAVLPQAPSRLRPDRWPDRAEAARNKVLERMVTQGVWTAQQVKESREEPVWLAPRQMPQLAPLFSRMMLNKSRENKIVTTLDASLQRQLEELAMNWKSRLPSRSSLAMIVVDHTNMKVRGWVGSVDITDDSRFSHVDMVNAIRSPGSVLKPFIYGMALDDGLIHPASLLQDVPRRTGDYRPGNFDSGFHGPVSMSEALVRSLNLPAVQVLEAYGPKRFAALLSNAGLPLLLPAGAQPNLSLILGGAGARLADITAAYSAFARHGKAGRLRVQPGDPLVERPLLSPGAAWIIRRILANESQPLPDAALPQVAPLAWKTGTSYGYRDAWAVGLNARYLIGIWTGRPDGTPVAGQFGFASAVPLLNQVNNVLQSNSMTDESRLPRDLRPDSVGRGVICWPGGQSLPVGSENCRRRLSTWLLDGSQPPTLLLPEQEGIRGIRFPIWLDKAGKRVAADCPGAQEKVLDVWPLPLEPWLPASERRRARIPPSSSVCPPLAQDSPAPFQLTGMREGAVIKRLPGESRVSLPLATFGGEGRRWWFLNGEPLDAQGRTYTLQLDKAGDYQVLIMDETGQVATVNFVLQ, encoded by the coding sequence ATGCATCTGAGACGGTCCCGCTGGCTATGGCTGGTGGGCGTTCTTCTTATTCTATGGGGACTGGTTTTCGCCGCCGATCGCCTGTGGCCGTTGCCTTTAAAAGAGGTCAGTCCCGCCCGCGTGGTTACAGATGAAAAAGGAATTCCGCTTTGGCGGTTTGCGGATAGCGAAGGGATATGGCGCTATCCGGTCACCATTCAGGAGGTCTCTCCGCGATATCTTGAAGCGCTGATCCAGTATGAGGATCGTTGGTTCTGGGAGCATCCCGGTGTGAATCCCTTCTCAGTCATGCGCGCGGCCTGGCAGGATTTGCGGTCGGGTAAAGTCGTCTCAGGTGGCAGCACGCTCACTATGCAGGTTGCGCGGCTTCTTGATCCTCATCCGCGCACCTTTGGCGGAAAAATCCGCCAGCTATGGCGAGCCATGCAGCTTGAATGGCATCTTTCCAAACGCGATATTCTCACGCTTTATCTTAATCGTGCCCCGTTTGGCGGGACGTTACAGGGAGTTGGTGCCGCAAGCTGGGCTTATCTTGGTAAATCCCCTGCCCAGTTGAGTTATTCAGAAGCCGCGCTTCTGGCGGTGCTCCCTCAGGCGCCAAGCCGCCTGCGGCCAGACCGCTGGCCGGATCGCGCTGAGGCGGCCAGAAATAAAGTTCTGGAGCGCATGGTGACGCAAGGGGTCTGGACGGCGCAACAGGTCAAAGAGTCGCGCGAAGAGCCTGTCTGGCTTGCACCACGACAGATGCCGCAATTAGCCCCGCTGTTCTCGCGCATGATGCTCAACAAAAGCCGTGAAAATAAAATTGTCACGACTCTGGATGCCTCCCTTCAGCGACAGCTGGAAGAGCTGGCGATGAACTGGAAATCCCGCCTCCCGTCGCGTAGCTCATTGGCGATGATCGTGGTTGATCATACCAACATGAAGGTGCGCGGTTGGGTGGGGTCGGTAGACATCACTGATGACAGCCGTTTTAGCCATGTAGATATGGTCAATGCGATCCGATCGCCGGGATCGGTACTGAAGCCGTTTATTTATGGTATGGCGCTCGACGACGGGTTGATTCATCCCGCCTCTCTGCTACAGGATGTTCCGCGCCGTACGGGAGATTATCGGCCTGGTAATTTCGACAGTGGATTTCACGGCCCCGTCAGCATGAGTGAAGCATTGGTCCGTTCGCTGAATCTACCCGCCGTGCAAGTGCTGGAAGCTTACGGGCCAAAACGTTTTGCAGCGTTGCTCAGTAACGCCGGTTTACCGCTACTCCTCCCTGCAGGCGCACAGCCTAATTTATCACTCATTCTCGGCGGAGCAGGGGCACGACTTGCCGATATTACGGCAGCCTACAGTGCATTTGCCCGGCACGGTAAAGCCGGTCGATTGCGCGTGCAGCCAGGCGATCCGCTCGTCGAGCGACCTTTACTTTCGCCGGGCGCTGCGTGGATTATTCGGCGTATTTTAGCCAACGAGTCGCAACCGCTGCCTGATGCTGCGCTGCCACAGGTTGCGCCGCTGGCGTGGAAAACCGGCACCAGCTATGGCTACCGCGATGCCTGGGCGGTGGGTTTGAACGCGCGTTATCTTATTGGTATCTGGACGGGTCGCCCCGACGGCACACCTGTCGCAGGGCAGTTTGGGTTTGCCAGCGCTGTGCCGCTGCTGAATCAGGTCAACAACGTGCTTCAGTCAAACTCGATGACAGACGAATCTCGCCTGCCACGCGATCTGCGTCCTGATTCGGTGGGGCGCGGCGTTATTTGCTGGCCGGGCGGACAATCGCTACCCGTAGGAAGTGAAAATTGTCGCCGCCGGTTGTCGACATGGCTCCTTGACGGGAGCCAGCCGCCAACGCTGTTGCTGCCGGAGCAGGAGGGCATTCGAGGAATTCGTTTTCCAATTTGGTTAGATAAAGCGGGCAAGCGCGTTGCAGCTGATTGTCCGGGCGCGCAAGAAAAAGTGTTAGATGTCTGGCCGCTACCGCTTGAGCCGTGGCTGCCTGCATCTGAGCGAAGAAGGGCGCGTATTCCGCCATCATCTTCCGTTTGTCCCCCTTTGGCACAGGATTCACCCGCACCCTTCCAGTTAACCGGGATGCGCGAGGGGGCTGTTATCAAACGTTTGCCTGGCGAATCGCGCGTATCGTTGCCGCTCGCCACATTTGGCGGGGAAGGGAGACGCTGGTGGTTCCTGAACGGCGAGCCTTTGGATGCTCAAGGGCGTACTTACACTTTACAGCTTGATAAAGCAGGCGATTATCAGGTACTGATCATGGATGAAACAGGGCAGGTCGCCACAGTAAACTTCGTCCTGCAGTGA